The window CGATAGAAGAGGTCTTCACGGAACTCCCCGTTGCGCACCATGCGCGCGAGGTCGCGATTGGTCGCGGCGACGACACGGATGTCGACCGGCATCGAGGTCGGCGAGCCGACGCGGCGGATCTCGCGGTTCTCGAGCACGCGCAGCAGCTTGACCTGCGCGCCGAGCGGCAGCTCGCCGATCTCGTCGAGGAAGATCGTGCCGCCGTTCGCGGTCTCGAAGAGTCCCTTGTGGTCGCGGTCGGCGCCGGTGAACGCGCCGCGCACGTGACCGAAGAGCTCGCTCTCGATCAGACCCGGCGCGAGCACGCTGCAGTTGCAGACGACGAACGGCCGATCGCGCAGCGGCGAGCGGCTGTGCACGGCGCGCGCGACGAGCTCCTTGCCGGTGCCGCTCTCGCCCATGATGAGCGTCGTCGTCGGGTACTCGGCGATGCGCTCGATGAAGCCGAACACCTCGAGCATGCGCCGGCTGCGCGCGACCATGCCTTCGAAGACCGTCGAGTCGCGGCCGCCGAGCTCGAGGATCCGCACGCGCTGACGCAGGCGGCGGCGCTCGACGATCATCTGGATCGTGTGGTGCAGACGCCGGCAGTCGACCGGCTTCTCGAGGTAGTCGGCGGCGCCCGCCTGGATGGCGGCGACCGCTTCCTTCACCGAGGAGTGCGCGGTGATCAGGATGAGGTCCGCCTCGGGATCGCGCCTGCGCACTTCCTGCAGCAGCTCGTATCCGCTCATCCCCGGCATGCGGACGTCGCTCACCGTGACGTCGATCGGGGTGTGGGCGAAGATCTCGAGCGCTTCGCTCGCGGAGCTCGCCGCGAAGACGCAGCACTCTCGCTGCCCGAGGTAGCGCGTCAGGATCGTCCGCAGGACGGGATCGTCTTCGACGACGAGGACGCGCGGCGCGTCGCCACCGGCGACCACCGGCGCACCTTCGTGAGCTCGGCCTTCCGCTTCCTCCACTGCCATTCCCCCGCTCGGGCCGCCGAGCAAGGGGGGTGCCACCGCGCTGTGTCAGAACCGACAACCTCGCGTGCCGCGGTTGTCACGCTCTGTCGAAGGGTTGGCTCGACATCGCAGGTGCGCAGCGCGCGCGGGGGCCGTCGAAGACGTGGCACAAGCCGGCCATGTTGCGGAACATTCGTCAAATTTGTGGCGCCCAAGGCCCATTCCGCTTGGCAGATGGAACACGAGACGGTAAGCGGAAGCGCTTGCCGTTCGGCATGCACGGGAGGTTCCATGTTTCGTTGGAGGGTTGCTTGGCGGGCGGCGACGACCGTGATCGCGGTCCTCGCGCTTGGCGCCGCGGTCGTCGCACGGGCGGCCGATGACGCGCCCGACGCCAAGCCGGAGGACGTCGTCAAGACGTATCTCACGGCGATGCAGAAGGGCGACTACGCCACCGCCTACCGCCTTCTCACACCCGAGATGCGCAACAACCTGGATGAGAAGAAGTGGATCGCCCAGCAGGTCCTGGTCATGAAGCTCGCCGACGTGCAGATCGACTCGTTCGAGGTCTTCCCGGCCAGGATGCAGGGCGAGAACGAGGCCATCGTGCCCAACTTGCTCAAGTCCAAGGACAAGTTCATCAACCAGACCGGCGCCAACGAGTACGAGCTCTATACGCTCGTCCGTGGACCGGAGA is drawn from Candidatus Binatia bacterium and contains these coding sequences:
- a CDS encoding sigma-54 dependent transcriptional regulator, with amino-acid sequence MVAGGDAPRVLVVEDDPVLRTILTRYLGQRECCVFAASSASEALEIFAHTPIDVTVSDVRMPGMSGYELLQEVRRRDPEADLILITAHSSVKEAVAAIQAGAADYLEKPVDCRRLHHTIQMIVERRRLRQRVRILELGGRDSTVFEGMVARSRRMLEVFGFIERIAEYPTTTLIMGESGTGKELVARAVHSRSPLRDRPFVVCNCSVLAPGLIESELFGHVRGAFTGADRDHKGLFETANGGTIFLDEIGELPLGAQVKLLRVLENREIRRVGSPTSMPVDIRVVAATNRDLARMVRNGEFREDLFYRLNVGVIELPPLRERLEDLELLCEHFLSQFARRFALDKATVSPAAMAVMRAYRWPGNVRELCNVLERASIMANGGEIQPEHLPADLRRASDVVEETPTIPPLDLSLEAAERDQIKRALDSAGGKRVAAARLLGLSRRTLYRKLEKYGIR